GCCATTGGCTACCTCGTTTTTGTCGTTGGGTCATCATGGGTTCAACGCAGCCGTTGGCGGACTTCCTGTACTGCAGAAGATAAAATTCCCCAAAAGGAAATCCTATCATTCAGTGCCCTCGCTCTGCTGGGTACCACTGCCTCGATGTCTGTGAATGAGCTGGCGATTATCTTCGCAGGAGATGTTGGTGACCTTAGTGGCGCTGCCTTTATGGGCCTCTGTGCATCGGCGCTCGTCGCCCTGCAACTGCTCCCGAGAATGCTACGAACGGTTCTCTTTGCTGAATCATCGGAGCTTGATGGTGTGGGCGACCACGATAAACTCACGAGATTAACCACTGAATGCAACCATTGGATTCTCTTAATCAACATTCCGATCTGCGTGGCCATGGCATTGATTGCTGGGCCCATTCTCGAGGTCATGGGTACCGAAGTTACACCCGAGCGAATCCTTGCCTTCCAGTTTTTAATCGGCGCCAGCTTGGTGGCTATCATCGGCATGGCTGCCAGCAATGTTTTACCTGGTATCGGCGACTTAAAAACTCCAGTTCTCGCTTCGATTAGCGGTCTGCTCATCACATTGGCCCTCTGGTGGTGGACAACGGAGCACTGGGGATTAGTCGCTTTAGCCTTCGGGCTCTTTGCCAATGCCATTATTAAAACAACCATTGCCATCTTGGTCTTGAAAAAACGAATGCCCGTAGAGATGAGTAAGAGTCCCGGAGCTCTGGCCATCCTCTCGCTTATATCCATCTTTGCGCTGGTGGGTTCTTATCTATCGGAGATATCAGCCTGGTGGATCTTAGCTGCCTATAGCTTGGCTATTCTTATCGTTCTTAGGAAAAATCTCGCAGAGCTTATCGAGATTGTTCAGCTGCGGGTTCAACAAAAATCAGCTTCCTCTGCCGCCTAAAGATTCGCTTAGAGTTTCAATTAAGCCTTGTTAGCTTCTGCCTTACGCTCGCTGTAGCGATCAACAAAATAATCCGTTCGGCCGCGCATGAGCCGTGTGAATTTCATGAGCTCCTCCATCACGTCGACAACGCGGTCGTAATAGGCTGATGGCTTCATGCGGTCGTCATCATCAAACTCTTGATAAGCTTTTGGTACCGATGATTGATTGGGAATAACCAGCATCCGCATCCACCGGCCAAGAAGCCTCAAATCGTTGACGGTGTTGAACGATTGGGACCCTCCACATACCTGCATCAATGCAACAACTCTTCCTTGGGTAGGTCTAATGCTGCCAATACTAAGCGGAATCCAATCGAGCTGGCTTTTAAATACCCCTGTCATAGCTCCGTGGCGTTCAGGGCTGCACCACACCTGCCCTTCCGACCATTGCGAGAGTTCTCTTAACTCCTGAACTTTAGGGTGGTCTACGGGACCATCGTCAGGCAGCGGTAACCCAGCTGGGTCGAAAACCTTTGTTTCAGCGCCCATTGCCGTCAATAACCTTTCAGCTTCGGCTACCAAGAGGCGGCTGAACGAGCGCGGCCGTAACGACCCATGTAAAAGCAAGATCCGAGGGCGATGCGGCGGTTCTCCAGTACCTGCTATTTTATCAAGGTCAGGGATATCAAAATGCGAATCAGTTACGTTGGGTAAATCTTTCACCGCAATGCTCACTTTGAATAGGTTATGGTTTCACCACCGTAAAACCCGGCGGCTGACTTAACCGTTAAAGATAACAAACCCCCGGTTCTTTCAAGCCAGTTCGGTAATATTTGAACCTAAGGCAAG
This genomic interval from Deltaproteobacteria bacterium contains the following:
- the arsH gene encoding arsenical resistance protein ArsH translates to MKDLPNVTDSHFDIPDLDKIAGTGEPPHRPRILLLHGSLRPRSFSRLLVAEAERLLTAMGAETKVFDPAGLPLPDDGPVDHPKVQELRELSQWSEGQVWCSPERHGAMTGVFKSQLDWIPLSIGSIRPTQGRVVALMQVCGGSQSFNTVNDLRLLGRWMRMLVIPNQSSVPKAYQEFDDDDRMKPSAYYDRVVDVMEELMKFTRLMRGRTDYFVDRYSERKAEANKA